The Aptenodytes patagonicus chromosome 10, bAptPat1.pri.cur, whole genome shotgun sequence genome includes a region encoding these proteins:
- the ALDH1A3 gene encoding retinaldehyde dehydrogenase 3 — protein sequence MAALNGAVENGQPDRKVLPLPLRSLEVKYTKIFINNEWHESTSGKKFPTYNPSTLEKICDIEEGDKPDVDNAVEAAKAAFQRGAPWRQMDALSRGQLLHKLADLLERDRVILATLETMDTGKPFLQAYFIDLEGCIKTLRYYAGWADKIQGRTIPVDENFVCFTRHEPMGVCGAITPWNFPLLMLIWKMAPALCCGNTLVIKPAEQTPLTSLYIGSLIKEVGFPPGVVNIVPGYGPTAGAAISTHHSIDKIAFTGSTKVGKLIKEAASKSNLKRVTLELGGKNPCIVCADADLDLAVECAHQGVFFNQGQCCTAASRVFVEEQIYPEFVKRSVEYAKKRLVGDPFDARTEQGPQIDQKQFDKILELIESGKKEGAKLECGGLAIEDRGLFIKPTVFSDVTDNMRIAKEEIFGPVQPIMKFKSIEEVIRRANSTEYGLTAAVFTKNLDRALTLASALQSGTVWINCYNALYAQAPFGGFKMSGNGRELGEYALAEYTEVKTVTIKLSQKSP from the exons ATGGCCGCCCTCAACGGCGCCGTGGAGAACGGGCAGCCTGACAGGAAGGTGCTGCCGCTGCCCCTGCGGAGCCTGGAGGTGAAGTACACCAAG ATATTTATTAACAATGAATGGCATGAGTCTACAAGTGGAAAGAAGTTCCCCACCTACAACCCTTCAACACTGGAGAAAATCTGTGACATTGAGGAAGGAGACAAG CCTGATGTGGATAATGCAGTGGAAGCAGCGAAGGCAGCATTCCAAAGGGGGGCTCCGTGGAGACAGATGGATGCCCTAAGCAGAGGACAACTCCTGCACAAGCTGGCTGATCTTCTCGAGCGAGACAGAGTCATCCTGGCA ACTCTGGAAACAATGGACACAGGAAAACCTTTTCTGCAGGCCTATTTCATTGACCTGGAAGGTTGTATAAAAACACTCCGATATTACGCTGGATGGGCTGACAAAATTCAGGGCAGAACCATCCCAGTGG ATGAAAATTTTGTCTGTTTCACCAGGCATGAACCAATGGGTGTCTGTGGAGCTATAACTCCA TGGAACTTCCCGTTGTTAATGCTCATTTGGAAGATGGCACCAGCGCTGTGCTGTGGAAACACTTTGGTTATTAAGCCAGCTGAACAAACTCCTCTCACGTCACTGTACATTGGCTCACTGATCAAGGAG GTGGGTTTCCCTCCAGGTGTGGTGAACATTGTGCCAGGCTACGGCCCCACAGCTGGAGCTGCTATTTCTACCCATCACAGCATTGATAAAATTGCTTTTACTGGATCAACAAAG GTTGGAAAACTGATCAaggaagctgcttctaaaagcaaCCTCAAAAGGGTGACGTTAGAGCTTGGAGGGAAAAACCCCTGCATTGTGTGTGCAGATGCAGACT tggacttggcagtggaATGTGCCCATCAAGGCGTGTTCTTCAATCAAGGGCAGTGCTGCACGGCTGCCTCGCGAGTGTTTGTGGAGGAGCAGATATATCCAGAGTTTGTCAAGCGCAGCGTGGAGTATGCCAAGAAGCGACTTGTGGGAGACCCCTTTGATGCCAGAACTGAACAAGGGCCCCAG ATTGACCAAAAACAGTTTGATAAAATCCTGGAGCTGATAGAAAGCGGGAAGAAAGAAGGGGCTAAGCTGGAGTGTGGGGGTCTTGCCATTGAAGACAGAGGCCTGTTTATAAAACCCACTGTGTTTTCGGACGTCACTGACAACATGCGTATCGCCAAAGAAGAG ATATTTGGGCCAGTTCAGCCAATTATGAAGTTCAAGAGTATAGAAGAGGTCATAAGAAGAGCCAACAGTACCGAGTATGGACTTACAGCTGCAGTGTTCACAAAGAATCTGGACAGAGCATTAACGCTAGCGTCTGCATTGCAGTCAGGAACTGTCTG GATCAACTGTTACAATGCGCTCTATGCACAGGCTCCTTTTGGTGGCTTTAAAATGTCAGGCAATGGCAGAGAACT tggtgaaTATGCTTTGGCAGAATATACCGAAGTGAAAACAGTCACCATTAAACTCTCCCAGAAGAGTCCATGA